From a single Drosophila sulfurigaster albostrigata strain 15112-1811.04 chromosome 3, ASM2355843v2, whole genome shotgun sequence genomic region:
- the LOC133843602 gene encoding uncharacterized protein LOC133843602 isoform X2 — translation MANVEIYDSSNSQLSSDEYSHDEDDDGLMDVAVIGKQQQQQQQTPAKQSSKSNTTTNSSSTETSPSKSTSNETTPRKLSSNDVMESVKKPPDSTEHTQRQIKQMQRNNNANLYFKRRSIKWLNQRAANKIDYLLRLKQTLPKYLDHARRMNAYRAKKRAFEMSQRNRQPRPYDRTPSRSRTHSRSASASPELICLDDTENEDSPEKPAVVPPPTPRNDSQRALIQLMKTPPPTAAFAVQLEEEQVEAPPAENGSVLDEFLTLKPAVAAEPIIEAAVCNDIKEQPQQQQLDLTVLSSYKVVEAIEPAVAANLELPLEEANLKRRRSITPPPTAEKRAKPLPITEELDDDIVEFIPSDMSKQQQPQQTAAPATPAPAQQPSTPMQSTPLPKAANLNNSLNAETTAAATVLKLGSPYTLNASPAFYGKELPRKPQLPEHVSPISYSLELPPTRVEHMEIDYAKSKLEALPNAIQKSAKDTFAAPYAPEQQLLHSAQQLYQQQQQLEQQYQQKLQAAEQQRQLQAAAQQQQQQQQQQQEQQQAAELQLQQQRAAQQQQQQAVNPPQQQQPATTQQQPPQQMLPPPQQPQTPPRSKSRPAQTQTTSPQPPPAPSQPAGRSNKSRVDLNSTNNSDAAFHERVRELYTELDEIMTDKVRAVKPELKAFAEEKQRIDSDIRTLDNLIVKKEEEHNRLLHLRCIKGELRARVERKERMLIMREILPSILNKNCNTSDLYGMQSMLLQEYNSPMPNRSATTAMEQLINRVENGIDDVKMLRSALGMLEREATGEARYEDMHPLHRSNSVPVLRPTLPPLVSTDRSANYGRQGPVRDVRGLIEDYRREHPEQVPLVGKRNKVQPPPSRYQQLINESRQLTNASMNLTAASSQLSQPPQQANNHFDGETPQKPLYNSSPLGAGGRNPNNSRNQSNVDDVQYGATHSTHYAEQMQELVTIEKAHTNRTINNNNHSNYNNRSIVSSTNGPQELQQQQRGGGERRCQHCERSKACYVCEGCMNQWYCSQECQTKGWDTHWKSCHN, via the exons ATGGCGAACGTGGAAATTTACGATTCATCCAATTCGCAATTGAGCAGCGATGAATACAGTCACGATGAGGACGACGATGGTCTGATGGACGTGGCTGTGAttggcaaacagcagcaacaacaacaacaaacaccgGCCAAACAATCGTCCAAGTCTAACACTACAACAAACTCATCATCCACGGAGACATCGCCATCGAAATCGACCAGCAACGAAACAACACCAAGAAAACTCTCTTCCAACGATGTGATGGAGAGTGTCAAGAAGCCGCCAGATAGTACCGAGCATACACAACGTCAGATTAAGCAGATGcagcgcaacaacaatgctAACTTGTACTTTAAACGTCGCAGCATCAAATG GCTCAATCAACGTGCTGCTAATAAAATAGATTATTTGCTGCGCTTGAAGCAAACGTTGCCGAAGTATTTGGACCACGCACGACGAATGAATGCCTATCGGGCCAAGAAACGCGCGTTTGAGATGTCTCAGCGCAACCGCCAACCGCGTCCTTATGACCGCACACCCAGCCGCAGTCGCACACACAGTCGCAGTGCTTCAGCTTCGCCTGAATTGATTTGTCTCGACGACACTGAGAACGAGGATTCGCCTGAGAAGCCGGCAGTTGTGCCGCCGCCAACACCACGCAATGATTCGCAACGTGCGCTCATCCAGCTGATGAAGACGCCTCCGCCGACAGCTGCATTTGCTGTGCAATTGGAGGAGGAGCAAGTGGAGGCACCGCCAGCTGAGAATGGTTCGGTGCTCGATGAGTTCCTTACGCTGAagcctgctgttgctgctgagccCATCATTGAGGCTGCCGTTTGCAATGATATCAAagagcaaccacagcagcagcaattggaTCTGACTGTCTTGTCTAGTTACAAAGTGGTGGAAGCCATTGAgccagctgttgctgccaacTTGGAGCTGCCCTTAGAGGAGGCAAATCTGAAGCGTCGTCGTTCGATAACACCGCCGCCAACGGCTGAAAAGCGCGCCAAGCCATTGCCAATAACTGAAGAATTGGACGATGATATTGTAGAATTCATACCCAGTGATATGtccaaacagcagcagccacagcaaactGCAGCACCTGCAACGCCAGCACCAGCACAACAACCGTCAACGCCAATGCAATCGACGCCGCTGCCCAAAGCAGCCAATTTGAACAATTCACTCAATGCTGagacaacagctgctgcaacgGTGCTCAAATTGGGTTCACCTTACACACTGAACGCATCGCCAGCGTTCTATGGCAAAGAGTTGCCGAGGAAGCCGCAGCTACCAGAGCACGTCTCGCCCATTTCCTACAGCCTGGAGCTGCCGCCAACACGTGTGGAGCACATGGAGATTGATTATGCCAAATCGAAGCTTGAGGCTCTGCCAAATGCTATACAAAAGTCGGCTAAAGACACTTTTGCTGCTCCCTACGCTCCTGAGCAGCAATTGTTGCACTCGGCACAGCAGCtgtatcagcagcagcagcagctggaacaGCAATATCAACAAAAGCTGCAGGCAGCCGAGCAGCAACGTCAACTGCAGgcagcagcacaacagcagcaacaacaacagcaacagcagcaggaacaacagcaggcagcagagctgcaactgcaacaacagcgagcagcacaacagcagcaacaacaggcagTAAATccgccgcagcaacagcaaccggcAACAACTCAACAGCAACCACCACAGCAAATGTTGCCACCGCCACAGCAACCGCAGACGCCACCACGTTCTAAGTCGCGTCCGGCACAAACTCAAACCACATCGCCACAGCCACCGCCGGCGCCATCGCAGCCAGCAGGGCGCAGCAACAAGTCGCGTGTGGACTTGAATagcaccaacaacagcgaTGCAGCCTTCCATGAGCGTGTGCGTGAACTCTACACGGAGCTGGACGAGATTATGACTGATAAGGTGCGCGCTGTGAAGCCAGAGCTGAAAGCCTTCGCCGAGGAGAAGCAACGCATTGACTCGGATATTCGCACGCTGGACAATTTGATTGTCAAAAAGGAGGAGGAGCACAATCGTCTGCTGCACTTGCGTTGCATCAAAGGCGAGTTACGGGCGCGCGTCGAGCGGAAGGAACGCATGCTAATCATGCGCGAGATATTGCCCTCGATACTCAACAAGAACTGCAACACTTCCGATCTCTATGGTATGCAATCAATGCTGTTGCAGGAGTACAATTCGCCCATGCCAAATCGTTCGGCTACCACGGCCATGGAGCAGCTAATCAACAGAGTGGAGAATGGCATCGATGATGTGAAAATGTTGCGCAG TGCCTTGGGCATGCTAGAACGCGAAGCCACAGGCGAGGCACGTTATGAAGATATGCATCCACTGCATCGCAGCAATTCGGTGCCCGTTTTGCGTCCCACATTGCCACCATTGGTCTCCACTGATCGCTCAGCCAATTACGGACGCCAAGGGCCGGTGCGCGATGTGCGCGGCCTCATCGAAGACTATCGTCGCGAGCATCCCGAACAGGTGCCGCTGGTGGGCAAACGCAATAAGGTGCAGCCACCTCCATCGCG TTATCAGCAGTTGATCAACGAGTCCAGGCAGCTGACAAATGCTTCGATGAATCTAACTGCGGCTAGCTCGCAGCTTTCGCAGCCGCCCCAACAGGCCAACAATCATTTTGATGGTGAGACGCCACAGAAGCCACTTTACAACAGCAGTCCATTGGGTGCCGGGGGACGCAATCCAAACAATTCACGCAATCAGTCCAACGTAGATGATGTCCAG TATGGAGCTACACATTCCACACATTACGCGGAGCAGATGCAGGAACTGGTGACGATCGAGAAGGCGCACACCAATCgcaccatcaacaacaataaccacAGCAACTATAACAATAGAAGCATCGTCTCGTCCACAAACGGACCCCaggagctgcagcaacagcagcggggCGGCGGAGAGCGTCGTTGTCAGCACTGTGAGCGCTCGAAGGCGTGCTACGTATGCGAGGGTTGCATGAATCAATGGTACTGCAGCCAAGAGTGTCAG ACAAAAGGCTGGGATACACACTGGAAGTCGTGCCACAATTAG
- the LOC133843602 gene encoding uncharacterized protein LOC133843602 isoform X3, with protein MANVEIYDSSNSQLSSDEYSHDEDDDGLMDVAVIGKQQQQQQQTPAKQSSKSNTTTNSSSTETSPSKSTSNETTPRKLSSNDVMESVKKPPDSTEHTQRQIKQMQRNNNANLYFKRRSIKWLNQRAANKIDYLLRLKQTLPKYLDHARRMNAYRAKKRAFEMSQRNRQPRPYDRTPSRSRTHSRSASASPELICLDDTENEDSPEKPAVVPPPTPRNDSQRALIQLMKTPPPTAAFAVQLEEEQVEAPPAENGSVLDEFLTLKPAVAAEPIIEAAVCNDIKEQPQQQQLDLTVLSSYKVVEAIEPAVAANLELPLEEANLKRRRSITPPPTAEKRAKPLPITEELDDDIVEFIPSDMSKQQQPQQTAAPATPAPAQQPSTPMQSTPLPKAANLNNSLNAETTAAATVLKLGSPYTLNASPAFYGKELPRKPQLPEHVSPISYSLELPPTRVEHMEIDYAKSKLEALPNAIQKSAKDTFAAPYAPEQQLLHSAQQLYQQQQQLEQQYQQKLQAAEQQRQLQAAAQQQQQQQQQQQEQQQAAELQLQQQRAAQQQQQQAVNPPQQQQPATTQQQPPQQMLPPPQQPQTPPRSKSRPAQTQTTSPQPPPAPSQPAGRSNKSRVDLNSTNNSDAAFHERVRELYTELDEIMTDKVRAVKPELKAFAEEKQRIDSDIRTLDNLIVKKEEEHNRLLHLRCIKGELRARVERKERMLIMREILPSILNKNCNTSDLYGMQSMLLQEYNSPMPNRSATTAMEQLINRVENGIDDVKMLRSALGMLEREATGEARYEDMHPLHRSNSVPVLRPTLPPLVSTDRSANYGRQGPVRDVRGLIEDYRREHPEQVPLVGKRNKVQPPPSRYQQLINESRQLTNASMNLTAASSQLSQPPQQANNHFDGETPQKPLYNSSPLGAGGRNPNNSRNQSNVDDQYGATHSTHYAEQMQELVTIEKAHTNRTINNNNHSNYNNRSIVSSTNGPQELQQQQRGGGERRCQHCERSKACYVCEGCMNQWYCSQECQTKGWDTHWKSCHN; from the exons ATGGCGAACGTGGAAATTTACGATTCATCCAATTCGCAATTGAGCAGCGATGAATACAGTCACGATGAGGACGACGATGGTCTGATGGACGTGGCTGTGAttggcaaacagcagcaacaacaacaacaaacaccgGCCAAACAATCGTCCAAGTCTAACACTACAACAAACTCATCATCCACGGAGACATCGCCATCGAAATCGACCAGCAACGAAACAACACCAAGAAAACTCTCTTCCAACGATGTGATGGAGAGTGTCAAGAAGCCGCCAGATAGTACCGAGCATACACAACGTCAGATTAAGCAGATGcagcgcaacaacaatgctAACTTGTACTTTAAACGTCGCAGCATCAAATG GCTCAATCAACGTGCTGCTAATAAAATAGATTATTTGCTGCGCTTGAAGCAAACGTTGCCGAAGTATTTGGACCACGCACGACGAATGAATGCCTATCGGGCCAAGAAACGCGCGTTTGAGATGTCTCAGCGCAACCGCCAACCGCGTCCTTATGACCGCACACCCAGCCGCAGTCGCACACACAGTCGCAGTGCTTCAGCTTCGCCTGAATTGATTTGTCTCGACGACACTGAGAACGAGGATTCGCCTGAGAAGCCGGCAGTTGTGCCGCCGCCAACACCACGCAATGATTCGCAACGTGCGCTCATCCAGCTGATGAAGACGCCTCCGCCGACAGCTGCATTTGCTGTGCAATTGGAGGAGGAGCAAGTGGAGGCACCGCCAGCTGAGAATGGTTCGGTGCTCGATGAGTTCCTTACGCTGAagcctgctgttgctgctgagccCATCATTGAGGCTGCCGTTTGCAATGATATCAAagagcaaccacagcagcagcaattggaTCTGACTGTCTTGTCTAGTTACAAAGTGGTGGAAGCCATTGAgccagctgttgctgccaacTTGGAGCTGCCCTTAGAGGAGGCAAATCTGAAGCGTCGTCGTTCGATAACACCGCCGCCAACGGCTGAAAAGCGCGCCAAGCCATTGCCAATAACTGAAGAATTGGACGATGATATTGTAGAATTCATACCCAGTGATATGtccaaacagcagcagccacagcaaactGCAGCACCTGCAACGCCAGCACCAGCACAACAACCGTCAACGCCAATGCAATCGACGCCGCTGCCCAAAGCAGCCAATTTGAACAATTCACTCAATGCTGagacaacagctgctgcaacgGTGCTCAAATTGGGTTCACCTTACACACTGAACGCATCGCCAGCGTTCTATGGCAAAGAGTTGCCGAGGAAGCCGCAGCTACCAGAGCACGTCTCGCCCATTTCCTACAGCCTGGAGCTGCCGCCAACACGTGTGGAGCACATGGAGATTGATTATGCCAAATCGAAGCTTGAGGCTCTGCCAAATGCTATACAAAAGTCGGCTAAAGACACTTTTGCTGCTCCCTACGCTCCTGAGCAGCAATTGTTGCACTCGGCACAGCAGCtgtatcagcagcagcagcagctggaacaGCAATATCAACAAAAGCTGCAGGCAGCCGAGCAGCAACGTCAACTGCAGgcagcagcacaacagcagcaacaacaacagcaacagcagcaggaacaacagcaggcagcagagctgcaactgcaacaacagcgagcagcacaacagcagcaacaacaggcagTAAATccgccgcagcaacagcaaccggcAACAACTCAACAGCAACCACCACAGCAAATGTTGCCACCGCCACAGCAACCGCAGACGCCACCACGTTCTAAGTCGCGTCCGGCACAAACTCAAACCACATCGCCACAGCCACCGCCGGCGCCATCGCAGCCAGCAGGGCGCAGCAACAAGTCGCGTGTGGACTTGAATagcaccaacaacagcgaTGCAGCCTTCCATGAGCGTGTGCGTGAACTCTACACGGAGCTGGACGAGATTATGACTGATAAGGTGCGCGCTGTGAAGCCAGAGCTGAAAGCCTTCGCCGAGGAGAAGCAACGCATTGACTCGGATATTCGCACGCTGGACAATTTGATTGTCAAAAAGGAGGAGGAGCACAATCGTCTGCTGCACTTGCGTTGCATCAAAGGCGAGTTACGGGCGCGCGTCGAGCGGAAGGAACGCATGCTAATCATGCGCGAGATATTGCCCTCGATACTCAACAAGAACTGCAACACTTCCGATCTCTATGGTATGCAATCAATGCTGTTGCAGGAGTACAATTCGCCCATGCCAAATCGTTCGGCTACCACGGCCATGGAGCAGCTAATCAACAGAGTGGAGAATGGCATCGATGATGTGAAAATGTTGCGCAG TGCCTTGGGCATGCTAGAACGCGAAGCCACAGGCGAGGCACGTTATGAAGATATGCATCCACTGCATCGCAGCAATTCGGTGCCCGTTTTGCGTCCCACATTGCCACCATTGGTCTCCACTGATCGCTCAGCCAATTACGGACGCCAAGGGCCGGTGCGCGATGTGCGCGGCCTCATCGAAGACTATCGTCGCGAGCATCCCGAACAGGTGCCGCTGGTGGGCAAACGCAATAAGGTGCAGCCACCTCCATCGCG TTATCAGCAGTTGATCAACGAGTCCAGGCAGCTGACAAATGCTTCGATGAATCTAACTGCGGCTAGCTCGCAGCTTTCGCAGCCGCCCCAACAGGCCAACAATCATTTTGATGGTGAGACGCCACAGAAGCCACTTTACAACAGCAGTCCATTGGGTGCCGGGGGACGCAATCCAAACAATTCACGCAATCAGTCCAACGTAGATGAT CAGTATGGAGCTACACATTCCACACATTACGCGGAGCAGATGCAGGAACTGGTGACGATCGAGAAGGCGCACACCAATCgcaccatcaacaacaataaccacAGCAACTATAACAATAGAAGCATCGTCTCGTCCACAAACGGACCCCaggagctgcagcaacagcagcggggCGGCGGAGAGCGTCGTTGTCAGCACTGTGAGCGCTCGAAGGCGTGCTACGTATGCGAGGGTTGCATGAATCAATGGTACTGCAGCCAAGAGTGTCAG ACAAAAGGCTGGGATACACACTGGAAGTCGTGCCACAATTAG
- the LOC133843602 gene encoding uncharacterized protein LOC133843602 isoform X1, with translation MANVEIYDSSNSQLSSDEYSHDEDDDGLMDVAVIGKQQQQQQQTPAKQSSKSNTTTNSSSTETSPSKSTSNETTPRKLSSNDVMESVKKPPDSTEHTQRQIKQMQRNNNANLYFKRRSIKWLNQRAANKIDYLLRLKQTLPKYLDHARRMNAYRAKKRAFEMSQRNRQPRPYDRTPSRSRTHSRSASASPELICLDDTENEDSPEKPAVVPPPTPRNDSQRALIQLMKTPPPTAAFAVQLEEEQVEAPPAENGSVLDEFLTLKPAVAAEPIIEAAVCNDIKEQPQQQQLDLTVLSSYKVVEAIEPAVAANLELPLEEANLKRRRSITPPPTAEKRAKPLPITEELDDDIVEFIPSDMSKQQQPQQTAAPATPAPAQQPSTPMQSTPLPKAANLNNSLNAETTAAATVLKLGSPYTLNASPAFYGKELPRKPQLPEHVSPISYSLELPPTRVEHMEIDYAKSKLEALPNAIQKSAKDTFAAPYAPEQQLLHSAQQLYQQQQQLEQQYQQKLQAAEQQRQLQAAAQQQQQQQQQQQEQQQAAELQLQQQRAAQQQQQQAVNPPQQQQPATTQQQPPQQMLPPPQQPQTPPRSKSRPAQTQTTSPQPPPAPSQPAGRSNKSRVDLNSTNNSDAAFHERVRELYTELDEIMTDKVRAVKPELKAFAEEKQRIDSDIRTLDNLIVKKEEEHNRLLHLRCIKGELRARVERKERMLIMREILPSILNKNCNTSDLYGMQSMLLQEYNSPMPNRSATTAMEQLINRVENGIDDVKMLRSALGMLEREATGEARYEDMHPLHRSNSVPVLRPTLPPLVSTDRSANYGRQGPVRDVRGLIEDYRREHPEQVPLVGKRNKVQPPPSRYQQLINESRQLTNASMNLTAASSQLSQPPQQANNHFDGETPQKPLYNSSPLGAGGRNPNNSRNQSNVDDVQQYGATHSTHYAEQMQELVTIEKAHTNRTINNNNHSNYNNRSIVSSTNGPQELQQQQRGGGERRCQHCERSKACYVCEGCMNQWYCSQECQTKGWDTHWKSCHN, from the exons ATGGCGAACGTGGAAATTTACGATTCATCCAATTCGCAATTGAGCAGCGATGAATACAGTCACGATGAGGACGACGATGGTCTGATGGACGTGGCTGTGAttggcaaacagcagcaacaacaacaacaaacaccgGCCAAACAATCGTCCAAGTCTAACACTACAACAAACTCATCATCCACGGAGACATCGCCATCGAAATCGACCAGCAACGAAACAACACCAAGAAAACTCTCTTCCAACGATGTGATGGAGAGTGTCAAGAAGCCGCCAGATAGTACCGAGCATACACAACGTCAGATTAAGCAGATGcagcgcaacaacaatgctAACTTGTACTTTAAACGTCGCAGCATCAAATG GCTCAATCAACGTGCTGCTAATAAAATAGATTATTTGCTGCGCTTGAAGCAAACGTTGCCGAAGTATTTGGACCACGCACGACGAATGAATGCCTATCGGGCCAAGAAACGCGCGTTTGAGATGTCTCAGCGCAACCGCCAACCGCGTCCTTATGACCGCACACCCAGCCGCAGTCGCACACACAGTCGCAGTGCTTCAGCTTCGCCTGAATTGATTTGTCTCGACGACACTGAGAACGAGGATTCGCCTGAGAAGCCGGCAGTTGTGCCGCCGCCAACACCACGCAATGATTCGCAACGTGCGCTCATCCAGCTGATGAAGACGCCTCCGCCGACAGCTGCATTTGCTGTGCAATTGGAGGAGGAGCAAGTGGAGGCACCGCCAGCTGAGAATGGTTCGGTGCTCGATGAGTTCCTTACGCTGAagcctgctgttgctgctgagccCATCATTGAGGCTGCCGTTTGCAATGATATCAAagagcaaccacagcagcagcaattggaTCTGACTGTCTTGTCTAGTTACAAAGTGGTGGAAGCCATTGAgccagctgttgctgccaacTTGGAGCTGCCCTTAGAGGAGGCAAATCTGAAGCGTCGTCGTTCGATAACACCGCCGCCAACGGCTGAAAAGCGCGCCAAGCCATTGCCAATAACTGAAGAATTGGACGATGATATTGTAGAATTCATACCCAGTGATATGtccaaacagcagcagccacagcaaactGCAGCACCTGCAACGCCAGCACCAGCACAACAACCGTCAACGCCAATGCAATCGACGCCGCTGCCCAAAGCAGCCAATTTGAACAATTCACTCAATGCTGagacaacagctgctgcaacgGTGCTCAAATTGGGTTCACCTTACACACTGAACGCATCGCCAGCGTTCTATGGCAAAGAGTTGCCGAGGAAGCCGCAGCTACCAGAGCACGTCTCGCCCATTTCCTACAGCCTGGAGCTGCCGCCAACACGTGTGGAGCACATGGAGATTGATTATGCCAAATCGAAGCTTGAGGCTCTGCCAAATGCTATACAAAAGTCGGCTAAAGACACTTTTGCTGCTCCCTACGCTCCTGAGCAGCAATTGTTGCACTCGGCACAGCAGCtgtatcagcagcagcagcagctggaacaGCAATATCAACAAAAGCTGCAGGCAGCCGAGCAGCAACGTCAACTGCAGgcagcagcacaacagcagcaacaacaacagcaacagcagcaggaacaacagcaggcagcagagctgcaactgcaacaacagcgagcagcacaacagcagcaacaacaggcagTAAATccgccgcagcaacagcaaccggcAACAACTCAACAGCAACCACCACAGCAAATGTTGCCACCGCCACAGCAACCGCAGACGCCACCACGTTCTAAGTCGCGTCCGGCACAAACTCAAACCACATCGCCACAGCCACCGCCGGCGCCATCGCAGCCAGCAGGGCGCAGCAACAAGTCGCGTGTGGACTTGAATagcaccaacaacagcgaTGCAGCCTTCCATGAGCGTGTGCGTGAACTCTACACGGAGCTGGACGAGATTATGACTGATAAGGTGCGCGCTGTGAAGCCAGAGCTGAAAGCCTTCGCCGAGGAGAAGCAACGCATTGACTCGGATATTCGCACGCTGGACAATTTGATTGTCAAAAAGGAGGAGGAGCACAATCGTCTGCTGCACTTGCGTTGCATCAAAGGCGAGTTACGGGCGCGCGTCGAGCGGAAGGAACGCATGCTAATCATGCGCGAGATATTGCCCTCGATACTCAACAAGAACTGCAACACTTCCGATCTCTATGGTATGCAATCAATGCTGTTGCAGGAGTACAATTCGCCCATGCCAAATCGTTCGGCTACCACGGCCATGGAGCAGCTAATCAACAGAGTGGAGAATGGCATCGATGATGTGAAAATGTTGCGCAG TGCCTTGGGCATGCTAGAACGCGAAGCCACAGGCGAGGCACGTTATGAAGATATGCATCCACTGCATCGCAGCAATTCGGTGCCCGTTTTGCGTCCCACATTGCCACCATTGGTCTCCACTGATCGCTCAGCCAATTACGGACGCCAAGGGCCGGTGCGCGATGTGCGCGGCCTCATCGAAGACTATCGTCGCGAGCATCCCGAACAGGTGCCGCTGGTGGGCAAACGCAATAAGGTGCAGCCACCTCCATCGCG TTATCAGCAGTTGATCAACGAGTCCAGGCAGCTGACAAATGCTTCGATGAATCTAACTGCGGCTAGCTCGCAGCTTTCGCAGCCGCCCCAACAGGCCAACAATCATTTTGATGGTGAGACGCCACAGAAGCCACTTTACAACAGCAGTCCATTGGGTGCCGGGGGACGCAATCCAAACAATTCACGCAATCAGTCCAACGTAGATGATGTCCAG CAGTATGGAGCTACACATTCCACACATTACGCGGAGCAGATGCAGGAACTGGTGACGATCGAGAAGGCGCACACCAATCgcaccatcaacaacaataaccacAGCAACTATAACAATAGAAGCATCGTCTCGTCCACAAACGGACCCCaggagctgcagcaacagcagcggggCGGCGGAGAGCGTCGTTGTCAGCACTGTGAGCGCTCGAAGGCGTGCTACGTATGCGAGGGTTGCATGAATCAATGGTACTGCAGCCAAGAGTGTCAG ACAAAAGGCTGGGATACACACTGGAAGTCGTGCCACAATTAG